The Candidatus Zixiibacteriota bacterium DNA segment GAGAGCCTAAATTAGGCGTGGCTAAATTAGCCCTGGAAACCGGGGCACCGATCGTGCCAGCCTGTATAGACTATTCCGGAAGCTGGCTTAAGGCTTTTTTCCAGAGAAGAAAAATCAGAATCAAGTTCGGCTTCCCCATAAAGCCGGAAGAACTTTTCTGCATACCCGGGAATAAGGAGGGATATTTAAGGCTTACCCATAAGATTATGCAGAGGATTAAAGACCTGAAAGAAGAGAAGTAAGGTGACTGTGTGAAGATGCAGATTTTTGTGGTAAAAAATGCAGGTTTTTGTTTTGGAGTCAAAAGAGCGATAAATCTGGCATTTGAAAAAGCCAAGAAAACCGGGAAAAAGGTCTACACCTTTGGTCCTTTGATTCATAACCCCCAGGTGGTGGATGAACTGAAAAGAGAAGGCGTGCACCCGGTTCAAAATTTGAAAAAAATTAAATCCGGAACCCTGATCATCCGCTCCCATGGAGTGCACCCCCGGATTTTGCTGGAGGCAAAAAAGAAAGGATTAAAGATAATCGATGCCACCTGTCCCTTTGTGAGAAGAGCTCAGAGGAACGCCAGAGCTTTGCATAAGGAAGGTTATCAGGTGGTGGTGATTGGAGAAGCTCATCATCCGGAGGTTCAGGGGATAATAGGATATGCGGATGACCAGGCAAAGGTTATAAATAGTGATACCAGGGAGCTTGACTCTTTCAAAGGGAAAAGGATCGGGCTGATAGCTCAAACCACTTTGAATCTGGATACGTTTAAACAGGTTACAGGCAAGCTTCTGGAGAAGGCAAAGGAGATAAAAATTTTCAATACTACATGTAACGCTACCGCTAATACCCAGAAAGCTACTCTGGAAATGACAAAAGACGTGGACTTGATGATTGTGGTCGGCGGGAAGAACTCAGCCAACACCTCCCGCTTGGCCAAGCTCTGCCGGGAAAAAGGGAAAACAACTTATCACATAGAGACTGCTTCGGAACTAAAAAGCAGATGGTTTAAGGGAATAAGAAGTATAGGGGTTACTGGAGGAACTTCAACCCCTAACTGGATTATCAATCAG contains these protein-coding regions:
- a CDS encoding 4-hydroxy-3-methylbut-2-enyl diphosphate reductase; protein product: MQIFVVKNAGFCFGVKRAINLAFEKAKKTGKKVYTFGPLIHNPQVVDELKREGVHPVQNLKKIKSGTLIIRSHGVHPRILLEAKKKGLKIIDATCPFVRRAQRNARALHKEGYQVVVIGEAHHPEVQGIIGYADDQAKVINSDTRELDSFKGKRIGLIAQTTLNLDTFKQVTGKLLEKAKEIKIFNTTCNATANTQKATLEMTKDVDLMIVVGGKNSANTSRLAKLCREKGKTTYHIETASELKSRWFKGIRSIGVTGGTSTPNWIINQVVEKIRDLT